The following are encoded together in the Xanthomonas sacchari genome:
- the rnr gene encoding ribonuclease R, which translates to MTTRKSKSGKPGKSASSDASTPDTPKKSRLPAWMPSFLRRGPKPPLQPLHPPSPPRGGTPETAPAAAAPIQDPYAAREAERYAQPIASREAILQLLERCDGPQTLDELAEQLGLTEPTRKEALSKRLGAMLREAQLVQNRRGGYAPLQQTNLIPGVVIANPDGFGFLRPDEGGDDLFLPPYEMRKVLHGDRALANVTGIDRRGRREGSIARVLERGLTRMIGRFSLEAGIAFVVPDDKRIQRNVQIPADAVGEARDGQLVVCELTSAPDARRPPIGKIIAVLGDKLTPSLLVEAAIHGHELPYEFPQEVLDEAAAVPLTVEPAAIKGRVDLRQTPLVTIDGADAKDFDDAVFCEPNADGFRLVVAIADVSHYVRPGTPLDTEAVKRATSVYFPGFVVPMLPETLSNGICSLNPKVDRMCFVCDMQIDRQGEVAGARFYEAVMNSHARLTYEQVWQAVGEKDEQVRKDVAAVLPQLERLHQLYQILAKARARRGAIEFESSEVRFVLDNTGEVTQAGMLVRNDAHKLIEECMIAANVAAARYLLETHIPAPFRVHERPPESKYADLLEFLKEFKLSLPAWSKVVPGDFTKLLKKVRERPDAALLESVLLRSQSMAVYSPDNAGHFGLALEAYAHFTSPIRRYPDLLVHRAIKYALTRGAPDKYLYAPRAMAALALQCSERERRADEAEREVDERYRAAWMEKHVGGQFDGVVSGVTSFGLFVELDQSKVNGLIHVTQLPQDYYHFDATRKTLTGERRGREFRLGDRVRILVLKASMEERKIDFRLVEEGAPAHDELPPPPPRGQPAKRKKKKY; encoded by the coding sequence ATGACAACCCGCAAAAGCAAGTCCGGCAAGCCCGGCAAATCCGCCTCCAGCGACGCTTCCACCCCCGATACGCCGAAGAAATCGCGTCTGCCCGCCTGGATGCCCAGCTTCCTGCGCCGCGGCCCCAAGCCGCCGCTGCAACCGCTGCACCCGCCGTCACCGCCGCGGGGTGGCACCCCTGAGACCGCACCCGCGGCCGCCGCGCCGATCCAGGACCCCTACGCCGCGCGCGAGGCCGAGCGCTATGCGCAGCCGATCGCCAGCCGCGAGGCGATCCTGCAATTGCTCGAACGCTGCGACGGCCCGCAGACTCTGGACGAACTGGCCGAACAACTCGGCCTGACCGAGCCGACGCGCAAGGAAGCGCTGAGCAAGCGCCTGGGCGCGATGCTGCGCGAGGCGCAACTGGTGCAGAACCGTCGCGGCGGCTACGCGCCGCTGCAGCAGACCAACCTGATCCCCGGCGTGGTGATCGCCAATCCGGACGGATTCGGCTTCCTGCGCCCGGACGAGGGCGGCGACGACCTGTTCCTGCCGCCTTACGAAATGCGCAAGGTGCTGCACGGCGACCGCGCCCTGGCCAACGTCACCGGCATCGACCGCCGCGGCCGCCGCGAAGGCAGCATCGCGCGCGTGCTCGAGCGCGGCCTGACCCGGATGATCGGTCGCTTCAGCCTGGAAGCGGGCATCGCCTTCGTGGTACCCGACGACAAGCGCATCCAGCGCAATGTGCAGATCCCCGCCGACGCCGTCGGCGAAGCCCGCGACGGGCAACTGGTGGTGTGCGAACTCACCTCCGCGCCGGATGCGCGGCGCCCGCCGATCGGCAAGATCATCGCCGTGCTGGGCGACAAGCTGACCCCGTCGCTGCTGGTGGAAGCGGCGATCCACGGTCACGAGCTGCCCTACGAATTCCCGCAGGAGGTGCTGGACGAAGCCGCAGCGGTGCCGCTGACGGTGGAACCGGCGGCGATCAAGGGCCGCGTTGACCTGCGGCAGACGCCGCTGGTGACCATCGACGGCGCCGACGCCAAGGACTTCGACGACGCGGTGTTCTGTGAGCCTAACGCCGACGGGTTCCGCCTGGTGGTGGCGATCGCCGACGTGTCGCACTACGTGCGTCCTGGCACGCCGCTGGATACCGAGGCGGTCAAGCGCGCGACCTCGGTGTATTTCCCCGGCTTCGTGGTGCCGATGCTGCCGGAGACGCTGTCCAACGGCATCTGTTCGCTCAACCCCAAGGTCGACCGCATGTGCTTCGTCTGCGACATGCAGATCGATCGCCAGGGCGAGGTGGCCGGTGCGCGCTTCTATGAGGCGGTGATGAACTCGCACGCGCGGCTCACCTACGAACAGGTGTGGCAGGCGGTGGGCGAGAAGGACGAACAGGTGCGCAAGGACGTGGCGGCGGTGCTGCCGCAATTGGAGCGGCTGCACCAGCTGTACCAGATCCTGGCCAAGGCGCGCGCGCGCCGCGGCGCCATCGAGTTCGAGTCCTCGGAAGTGCGCTTCGTGCTCGACAACACCGGCGAGGTGACCCAGGCCGGCATGCTGGTACGCAACGACGCGCACAAGCTGATCGAGGAATGCATGATCGCCGCCAACGTGGCCGCGGCGCGCTACCTGCTGGAAACGCATATCCCCGCGCCGTTCCGCGTGCATGAGCGCCCGCCGGAATCCAAGTACGCCGACCTGCTGGAGTTCCTCAAGGAGTTCAAGCTGAGCCTGCCGGCGTGGAGCAAGGTGGTGCCGGGCGACTTCACCAAGCTGCTGAAGAAGGTGCGCGAGCGCCCGGACGCGGCGCTGCTGGAATCGGTGCTGCTGCGCAGCCAGAGCATGGCCGTCTACTCGCCCGACAACGCCGGCCACTTCGGCCTGGCGCTGGAGGCGTACGCGCACTTCACCTCGCCGATCCGCCGTTATCCGGACCTGCTGGTGCATCGCGCGATCAAGTACGCGCTGACCCGTGGCGCGCCGGACAAGTACCTGTACGCGCCGCGCGCGATGGCGGCGCTGGCGCTGCAGTGCTCCGAGCGTGAGCGCCGTGCCGACGAGGCCGAGCGCGAGGTCGACGAGCGCTACCGCGCCGCGTGGATGGAGAAGCACGTCGGCGGGCAGTTCGACGGCGTGGTCAGCGGCGTGACCAGCTTCGGCCTGTTCGTCGAGCTGGACCAGTCCAAGGTCAACGGCCTGATCCACGTGACCCAGTTGCCGCAGGACTATTACCACTTCGACGCCACCCGCAAGACCCTGACCGGCGAGCGCCGCGGGCGCGAGTTCCGCCTGGGCGACCGCGTGCGCATCCTGGTGTTGAAGGCGAGCATGGAGGAGCGCAAGATCGACTTCCGGCTGGTCGAGGAAGGCGCACCGGCACACGACGAGTTGCCGCCGCCGCCACCGCGTGGGCAGCCGGCCAAGCGCAAGAAAAAGAAGTACTGA
- a CDS encoding VirK family protein: MHSLSASLLAAALFASATSASAATAGADDATLNSLTEIQRALDSGASVAVALDLSQCTPISGGATPSQTRGGLRIGAYRVTADGTLSFADEHVTVGRDGKPIQQFLRYQVHPDNSIDFTMFVFALPSYQQTGSTLGYRCAINQGLRFNVGY; the protein is encoded by the coding sequence ATGCACAGCCTGTCCGCCTCCCTGCTCGCCGCTGCCCTGTTCGCCAGCGCCACCAGCGCCTCCGCCGCCACCGCGGGCGCCGACGACGCCACGCTCAATTCCCTCACCGAGATCCAGCGCGCCCTGGACAGCGGCGCCTCGGTCGCCGTGGCGCTCGACCTGAGCCAGTGCACGCCCATTTCCGGCGGCGCCACGCCCAGCCAGACCCGCGGCGGCCTGCGCATCGGCGCCTACCGCGTCACCGCCGACGGCACCCTGTCCTTCGCCGACGAGCACGTGACGGTCGGCCGCGACGGCAAGCCGATCCAGCAGTTCCTGCGCTACCAGGTGCATCCGGACAACAGCATCGACTTCACCATGTTCGTGTTCGCCCTGCCCAGCTACCAGCAGACCGGCAGCACCCTCGGCTATCGCTGCGCGATCAATCAGGGCCTGCGCTTCAACGTCGGCTACTGA
- a CDS encoding GDSL-type esterase/lipase family protein → MQRLLRALGARFVTASAGATVFALLCLGAPPAHAQAAAPPAASPVPVTPADRLHEAWWAERHQQVLAQVRAQPETPLLLIGDSITQNYEKAQAPDQDFQSTWQTFYGSRGALNLGFSGDATEHVLWRLQHGEVDGLRPKVALVLIGTNNTGHEGQGAADTVRGIEAVVATLEQRLPRTRILLLGLLPSALSAQKSARDAEVNRALAVRYGDNPRVTYLDIGTVFQRADGMLDQGLFYDPRQRPGSGALHPDTRGQRRMAEAIEPTLARLLDDAPRVPLDAMTDVDTARIAVPWLEQDSYDWYGRHHAALDAARQLQPQVVMLGDSITHFWAGAPQAIRVNGAQAWQRTFGGARVLNLGFGWDRTQNVLWRLRQGEVDGLAPRWVVINVGTNNLTGTEHARANTPQETADGVAAVVAEVRRRLPRSRIVLMGIFPRGFAADAPQRAPILQTNRLLAARFGHDPQVRWLDIGARFLQPDGTLPAALMPDSTHPSEAGYRIWGDALREIGVGG, encoded by the coding sequence CTGCGCATGCGCAGGCCGCGGCGCCGCCCGCAGCATCGCCGGTGCCGGTGACCCCGGCCGACCGTCTGCACGAGGCCTGGTGGGCCGAGCGCCACCAGCAGGTGCTGGCGCAGGTGCGTGCGCAGCCGGAGACGCCGCTGCTGCTGATCGGCGATTCGATCACCCAGAACTACGAAAAGGCGCAGGCGCCGGACCAGGACTTTCAGTCGACCTGGCAGACCTTCTACGGCAGCCGCGGCGCGCTCAACCTCGGCTTCAGCGGCGACGCCACCGAGCATGTGCTGTGGCGCCTGCAGCACGGCGAAGTCGACGGCCTGCGGCCCAAGGTCGCGCTGGTGCTGATCGGCACCAACAACACCGGCCACGAGGGGCAGGGCGCGGCGGACACGGTGCGCGGCATCGAGGCGGTGGTCGCCACGCTGGAGCAGCGCCTGCCGCGCACGCGCATCCTGTTGCTGGGCCTGCTGCCCAGTGCGCTGTCGGCGCAGAAGAGCGCACGCGATGCCGAGGTCAATCGCGCACTGGCGGTGCGCTACGGCGACAACCCGCGGGTGACGTACCTGGACATCGGCACCGTGTTCCAGCGCGCGGACGGCATGCTGGATCAGGGCCTGTTCTACGATCCGCGGCAGCGGCCGGGCAGCGGTGCGCTGCACCCGGATACGCGCGGGCAGCGGCGCATGGCCGAGGCCATCGAGCCGACCCTGGCGAGGTTGCTCGACGACGCGCCACGGGTGCCGCTGGACGCGATGACCGACGTCGACACCGCGCGCATCGCGGTGCCCTGGCTGGAGCAGGATTCCTACGACTGGTACGGCCGCCACCATGCCGCGCTGGACGCTGCCCGCCAGCTGCAGCCGCAGGTGGTGATGCTCGGCGACTCGATCACCCATTTCTGGGCGGGCGCGCCGCAGGCGATCCGGGTGAACGGCGCGCAGGCCTGGCAGCGCACCTTCGGTGGCGCGCGCGTGCTGAACCTGGGCTTCGGCTGGGACCGCACCCAGAACGTGCTGTGGCGGCTGCGCCAGGGCGAGGTCGACGGCCTGGCACCGCGCTGGGTGGTGATCAACGTCGGCACCAACAATCTCACCGGCACCGAGCATGCGCGCGCCAACACGCCGCAGGAGACCGCCGACGGCGTCGCCGCGGTGGTCGCCGAGGTCCGGCGACGCCTGCCGCGCAGCCGGATCGTGCTGATGGGCATCTTCCCGCGCGGCTTCGCCGCCGATGCGCCACAGCGCGCGCCGATCCTGCAGACCAACCGCCTGCTGGCCGCGCGCTTCGGCCACGACCCGCAGGTGCGCTGGCTCGACATCGGCGCGCGGTTCCTGCAGCCGGACGGCACGCTGCCGGCGGCGCTGATGCCGGACAGCACCCATCCCAGCGAAGCCGGCTACCGCATCTGGGGCGACGCCTTGCGCGAGATCGGCGTCGGCGGCTGA
- the rlmB gene encoding 23S rRNA (guanosine(2251)-2'-O)-methyltransferase RlmB yields the protein MSKQNQWIVGVNAVASSIENDADNVREVLVEAGSKNPRLQEIEENARRKGIDVRRVNTQALDGVGGAVRHQGVAARYAAARTWSENELEGLVSAAEGRALLLVLDGVQDPHNLGACLRSAAAAGVTAVVIPKDKSAPVNATVRKTSAGAADRLPIVAVTNLARCLRDLQKQGVWIYGLAGEAETSLYAQDLRGNVALVLGGESDGLRRLTREHCDGLVRIPMPGEIESLNVSVAAGVTLFEAVRQRMG from the coding sequence ATGAGCAAGCAGAACCAGTGGATCGTCGGCGTCAATGCCGTGGCCTCGTCGATCGAGAACGACGCGGACAACGTGCGCGAGGTGCTGGTGGAGGCGGGCAGCAAGAATCCGCGCCTGCAGGAGATCGAGGAGAACGCGCGGCGCAAAGGCATCGACGTGCGGCGGGTGAACACGCAGGCGCTGGACGGCGTCGGCGGCGCGGTGCGCCACCAGGGCGTGGCCGCGCGCTACGCCGCGGCGCGGACCTGGTCGGAGAACGAGTTGGAAGGCCTGGTCAGCGCCGCCGAAGGCCGCGCCCTGCTGCTGGTGCTGGACGGCGTGCAGGACCCGCACAACCTCGGCGCCTGCCTGCGCAGCGCGGCCGCGGCCGGGGTGACCGCGGTGGTGATTCCCAAGGACAAGTCGGCGCCGGTCAACGCCACCGTGCGCAAGACCTCGGCCGGCGCCGCCGACCGCCTGCCGATCGTGGCGGTGACCAACCTCGCGCGCTGCCTGCGCGACCTGCAGAAGCAGGGCGTGTGGATCTATGGTCTGGCCGGCGAGGCCGAGACCTCGCTGTACGCGCAGGACCTGCGCGGCAACGTGGCGCTGGTGCTGGGCGGCGAGTCCGACGGCCTGCGCCGGCTGACCCGCGAGCATTGCGACGGCCTGGTCCGCATCCCGATGCCGGGCGAGATCGAGAGCCTCAACGTCTCGGTCGCCGCCGGCGTGACCCTGTTCGAGGCGGTACGGCAACGCATGGGCTGA
- a CDS encoding GFA family protein, whose translation MEQDHYSGGCQCGAVRFRVRGRLHDASICHCRMCQKAFGAYYAPLVSTRGAELTWTRGTPKRFASSNLVQRGFCADCGTPLTYEAPDGVAVAAGAFDHPEALPPTIQYGIEAKLPFVDDLHRLSAIRTEGDLANASFLADVVSRQHPDHDTEHWPA comes from the coding sequence ATGGAGCAGGACCATTACAGCGGCGGTTGCCAGTGCGGCGCGGTGCGCTTCCGTGTGCGCGGACGGCTGCACGACGCCTCGATCTGCCATTGCCGGATGTGCCAGAAGGCCTTCGGCGCCTACTACGCGCCCTTGGTCTCCACCCGCGGTGCGGAACTGACCTGGACCCGCGGCACGCCAAAGCGCTTCGCCTCGTCCAACCTGGTGCAGCGCGGCTTCTGTGCCGACTGCGGTACGCCGCTAACCTACGAAGCGCCGGACGGCGTCGCCGTGGCCGCTGGCGCCTTCGACCATCCGGAGGCCTTGCCGCCGACCATCCAGTACGGCATCGAAGCGAAGCTGCCGTTCGTGGACGACCTGCATCGTCTGTCGGCGATCCGCACCGAAGGCGATCTGGCCAACGCGTCGTTCCTGGCCGATGTCGTCTCGCGCCAGCATCCGGACCACGACACCGAGCACTGGCCGGCTTGA
- a CDS encoding helix-turn-helix domain-containing protein — MNSFGERLREARRAAGLTQEQLGFALDVTKSSVSAWENDRETPSFRLLPTLRSVLNRSLDELVCGVGPGKRVQDLPSDYPLLAQDAQERALLARYRNAPPGHREAVLQLLKPSSG, encoded by the coding sequence ATGAATAGCTTCGGCGAGCGCTTGCGCGAAGCCAGAAGAGCCGCAGGGCTCACCCAGGAGCAGTTGGGCTTCGCGCTGGACGTCACCAAGTCGTCGGTCTCGGCCTGGGAGAACGACCGCGAAACGCCCAGCTTCCGCCTGCTGCCGACGCTGCGCAGCGTGCTGAACCGCTCGCTTGACGAGCTGGTGTGCGGCGTGGGCCCGGGCAAGCGCGTGCAGGACCTGCCTTCCGACTATCCGTTGCTGGCGCAGGATGCGCAGGAACGCGCACTGCTGGCCCGCTATCGCAACGCGCCGCCGGGCCACCGCGAAGCGGTACTGCAACTGCTCAAGCCCAGCAGCGGCTGA